A genomic region of Methanomassiliicoccus sp. contains the following coding sequences:
- the ilvC gene encoding ketol-acid reductoisomerase: MATKIYHDSDADLEVLSGKKIAVIGYGNQGRAQALCIHDSGMNVTVGARKGGESWDLAQADGLKVADIPSAVKGADIVMILLPDEVQPRVYKEQIAPNLKDGASLEFAHGFAITFKLIAPPKNCDVIMVAPKSPGRMVRQTFLEGFGVPSLIAVEQDASGKAKMTALALAKCLGSTKAGVLETDFREEATSDLFGEQAVLCGGVTALIEAGFETLIKAGYKPEIAYFEVLHELKLIVDLIQAGGMMHMWDSVSNTAEYGGLTRRDKVINDESKKAMSKILDDINSGRFAEEWTKEWTVDLENMKRLEAEESEKDIELVGKEIRRLFERKN; this comes from the coding sequence ATGGCTACCAAGATCTACCACGATTCCGATGCTGACCTAGAGGTATTGAGCGGAAAGAAGATCGCCGTAATCGGCTACGGGAACCAGGGCCGAGCTCAGGCATTGTGCATCCATGATTCGGGGATGAACGTCACCGTGGGAGCTCGTAAGGGCGGAGAGTCCTGGGACCTGGCCCAGGCCGATGGTCTGAAGGTCGCGGACATACCTTCCGCGGTAAAGGGCGCGGACATCGTGATGATATTGCTGCCGGACGAGGTACAGCCCCGAGTATACAAGGAGCAGATCGCACCCAACCTCAAGGACGGCGCATCCCTGGAGTTCGCCCATGGGTTCGCCATCACTTTCAAGCTCATCGCCCCTCCCAAGAACTGTGACGTCATCATGGTGGCTCCCAAGTCCCCCGGAAGGATGGTCAGGCAGACCTTCCTGGAAGGGTTCGGGGTACCGTCACTGATAGCGGTGGAACAGGATGCCTCTGGCAAGGCCAAGATGACCGCTTTGGCTCTCGCCAAGTGCCTCGGGTCCACAAAGGCTGGGGTGCTGGAGACCGACTTCCGCGAGGAAGCCACATCCGACCTCTTCGGCGAGCAGGCCGTGCTGTGCGGCGGCGTCACCGCCCTGATAGAGGCCGGCTTCGAGACCTTAATAAAAGCGGGTTACAAGCCTGAGATCGCCTACTTTGAGGTCCTCCATGAGCTGAAGCTCATCGTTGACCTGATCCAGGCAGGCGGCATGATGCACATGTGGGACTCCGTCTCCAACACCGCTGAGTACGGTGGCCTCACCCGAAGGGACAAGGTCATCAACGATGAGTCCAAGAAGGCCATGAGTAAGATCCTGGACGATATCAACTCCGGGCGCTTCGCCGAGGAGTGGACTAAGGAGTGGACGGTCGACCTGGAGAACATGAAGAGGCTCGAGGCCGAGGAATCGGAGAAGGACATCGAGCTGGTGGGCAAGGAGATCCGCCGCCTGTTCGAGCGCAAGAACTGA
- the ilvB gene encoding biosynthetic-type acetolactate synthase large subunit yields the protein MRGSKAVLTLLEKEGVEVMFGYPGGSTLTLYDDILTSNIRHVLVRHEQCAAHMADGYARATGKIGVCTSTSGPGSTNLVTGVATAYVDSSPMLVLTGQVTTSAIGNQAFQEADSFSLMMPITKHNFRILTPSEIPEAIKRGVAIANEGRKGPVHIDLPSDVQKGEVPDQEMTKEFPDSPPLEDFADLPEALKILKSAERPLLLVGGGIIWSNASGEVVRLAEMLMAPVATTIMAKGVIPEEHPLSLGIIGMHGREVARKAFLEADVILAVGTRFSDRSSGAQSELPISTKIIHVDIDPGEAGKSARTQVRMVGDAKKALQLIIKGLNTSKGETAWTLRIKELLDNCNCNINIESTPILPQFAIHELNRSLPHDAIVCTEVGQNQMWAAHFFKARYPRQFITSGGFGTMGFGFPASLGAKVAFPDRAVIDIAGDGSIQMVSHEFATAVSENLPVVVCVFNNGWLGMVKQWQKLFAERRYSGTELKNNPDFVKLAQAYGADGAHVERPSELKEALRTGLQAGVPYLIDIHMDPEEDVLPMIPPGGKADSVIRGRCRWK from the coding sequence TTGAGAGGATCTAAGGCCGTTCTCACACTGCTAGAAAAAGAAGGGGTCGAAGTCATGTTCGGGTACCCTGGGGGTTCCACCCTCACCCTTTACGATGACATCCTGACCTCGAACATACGACACGTGCTGGTCCGACATGAACAATGCGCGGCCCATATGGCTGATGGGTACGCAAGGGCAACCGGCAAGATCGGGGTTTGCACCTCGACCTCCGGCCCGGGCTCGACCAACCTGGTCACCGGAGTGGCCACCGCCTATGTGGACTCATCACCCATGCTCGTTCTCACCGGTCAGGTCACCACCTCCGCCATAGGGAACCAGGCCTTCCAGGAAGCTGACTCCTTCTCCCTGATGATGCCCATAACCAAGCATAACTTCCGCATCCTCACTCCCTCGGAGATTCCCGAGGCCATCAAGAGGGGTGTGGCCATAGCCAACGAGGGACGGAAGGGGCCAGTGCACATCGACCTGCCCTCGGACGTTCAGAAGGGAGAGGTCCCTGACCAGGAGATGACTAAGGAGTTCCCGGACTCGCCCCCCCTCGAGGACTTCGCTGACCTCCCTGAGGCCCTCAAGATCCTGAAGAGCGCGGAGAGGCCCCTGCTACTCGTGGGCGGAGGCATCATCTGGTCCAACGCCAGCGGGGAGGTCGTTCGACTGGCGGAGATGCTCATGGCGCCGGTCGCCACCACCATCATGGCCAAGGGCGTCATACCCGAAGAGCATCCCCTTTCACTAGGTATCATCGGCATGCACGGCAGAGAGGTGGCCCGCAAAGCGTTCCTGGAAGCGGACGTCATCCTTGCGGTCGGAACCAGGTTCTCGGACCGCAGCTCCGGCGCCCAGTCAGAGCTGCCCATATCCACGAAGATCATTCATGTTGACATCGATCCCGGCGAAGCTGGCAAGTCCGCTCGCACCCAGGTGCGCATGGTCGGCGATGCCAAGAAGGCGCTCCAGCTGATAATTAAAGGCCTTAACACGTCGAAGGGAGAGACAGCATGGACCCTCCGCATCAAGGAGCTGCTGGACAACTGCAACTGCAACATCAACATCGAATCGACCCCCATCCTCCCCCAGTTCGCCATTCATGAGCTCAACCGCTCCCTTCCTCATGACGCCATCGTGTGCACGGAGGTGGGACAGAACCAGATGTGGGCGGCCCATTTCTTCAAGGCCCGCTACCCTCGGCAGTTCATCACCTCCGGTGGCTTCGGGACCATGGGCTTCGGGTTCCCTGCATCCCTGGGGGCCAAGGTCGCGTTCCCTGACCGAGCGGTCATCGACATCGCGGGCGATGGGAGCATCCAGATGGTCTCTCACGAGTTCGCCACAGCGGTGTCCGAGAACCTGCCGGTGGTGGTCTGCGTGTTCAACAACGGGTGGCTGGGAATGGTCAAGCAATGGCAGAAGCTGTTCGCCGAGAGGAGGTACAGCGGAACGGAACTGAAGAACAATCCTGACTTCGTGAAGCTGGCCCAGGCATATGGTGCCGATGGTGCCCATGTGGAGCGTCCGTCCGAGCTCAAAGAAGCGCTGAGGACAGGGCTGCAGGCCGGGGTCCCGTACCTCATCGACATTCATATGGACCCCGAGGAGGACGTCCTCCCGATGATCCCCCCGGGCGGTAAGGCAGATTCAGTGATAAGAGGTAGGTGCAGATGGAAGTGA
- a CDS encoding type II glyceraldehyde-3-phosphate dehydrogenase — MKVRVGINGYGTIGKRVASAVKAQDDMEIVGVSKTRPSYEARLAGMEGFPLYTATNEQVAAFEKDGIKVEGTIDDLLKKVDIIVDATPGGVAENYKAMYEKAGVKAIFQGGEDHGLTGISFNAFANYNEAWGAQFARVVSCNTTGLVRTLYPLDKVFGIEKISATMVRRGADPADIKGSALNSLEPTLKLPTHHGPDVQTIMPWLNITTMVVKAPTTLMHVHCIVADLRKKAKDQDILAVWDNVPRVKFVSGKDGIKSTAQIMELGKDLMRERGDFMEIVVWQDGVKVIGNTLYYYQAVHQESDVVPENIDCIRSIMKLEPDGMRSIKKTDKSLGIGK, encoded by the coding sequence ATGAAGGTAAGGGTCGGCATCAACGGTTACGGTACCATCGGTAAGCGAGTGGCCAGTGCGGTCAAGGCCCAGGACGACATGGAGATCGTGGGGGTCAGCAAGACCAGGCCGTCGTACGAGGCGAGGCTGGCAGGAATGGAAGGTTTCCCCCTGTATACGGCCACCAATGAACAGGTAGCGGCCTTCGAGAAGGACGGGATAAAGGTCGAGGGGACCATCGATGACCTTCTGAAGAAGGTGGACATAATCGTGGATGCCACGCCTGGAGGTGTGGCTGAGAACTACAAGGCCATGTACGAGAAGGCGGGGGTCAAGGCTATCTTCCAGGGAGGGGAGGACCACGGCCTCACCGGGATATCGTTCAACGCCTTCGCCAACTACAATGAGGCCTGGGGGGCGCAGTTCGCGCGCGTGGTGTCATGCAACACCACCGGCCTGGTGCGGACACTATACCCCCTGGACAAGGTCTTCGGTATCGAGAAGATATCGGCCACCATGGTCAGGAGGGGCGCCGACCCCGCTGATATCAAGGGCTCCGCCCTCAACTCCCTGGAGCCCACCCTCAAGCTTCCGACCCACCATGGTCCCGACGTGCAGACGATCATGCCGTGGCTGAACATCACCACCATGGTGGTAAAGGCCCCCACGACCTTGATGCACGTCCACTGCATAGTGGCCGATCTCCGCAAGAAGGCCAAGGACCAGGACATCCTGGCAGTGTGGGACAATGTCCCCCGCGTCAAGTTCGTGAGCGGCAAGGACGGGATCAAGAGCACCGCCCAGATCATGGAGCTGGGGAAGGACCTGATGCGGGAGCGCGGCGACTTCATGGAGATCGTGGTATGGCAGGATGGCGTCAAAGTCATCGGGAACACGCTGTACTACTATCAGGCGGTCCACCAGGAAAGCGATGTGGTCCCGGAGAACATCGATTGCATACGCTCGATAATGAAGCTAGAGCCCGATGGCATGCGGTCCATAAAGAAGACCGACAAGAGCCTGGGCATCGGGAAGTAA
- a CDS encoding sodium:calcium antiporter — MDILMFFLSFVVILLGCELFTNGVEWIGKRFKLSEGCVGSLLAAVGTALPETLIPIIAILFVGGESGHEIGTGAILGAPFMLATLALFVCGVSVFLFAKRRQTTTLHVNGQCIRRDLKFFLIAYTLAIVAALAPPEFDWFKWILGFGLIPLYGVYIWYTYTHGMGACAEDDVKQLYTKKMVDRVKKRPETGFEDPIAGSLDLIRENEPSTPLIFLQVAAALGLIIIGANMFVEQIEAIAVELGISTVILALIITPIATELPEKFNSFMWIRNSKDTFAIGNITGAMVFQSCIPVTIGILFTNWHLNLANTTEMLQAISIVIALFSGVVLYLESSHREIKKSGLFLGGVLYVLFVALVLFSV; from the coding sequence ATGGACATCCTGATGTTCTTTTTGAGCTTTGTTGTCATCCTACTAGGGTGCGAGCTTTTCACGAACGGCGTGGAGTGGATCGGCAAGAGGTTCAAGCTCTCCGAGGGCTGCGTGGGGAGCCTCCTGGCAGCGGTGGGGACGGCCCTTCCGGAGACTCTGATACCGATAATCGCCATCCTTTTCGTGGGCGGGGAGTCCGGTCATGAGATCGGCACCGGGGCTATATTGGGTGCGCCCTTTATGCTCGCCACCCTGGCGCTGTTCGTATGTGGTGTCTCCGTCTTCCTGTTCGCCAAGAGGAGGCAGACCACCACCCTCCATGTGAACGGTCAGTGCATTCGAAGGGACCTGAAGTTCTTCCTCATAGCATACACCCTGGCCATCGTCGCGGCTCTGGCCCCTCCTGAGTTCGACTGGTTCAAGTGGATCCTCGGCTTTGGCCTCATCCCCCTGTACGGAGTGTATATCTGGTACACGTACACCCATGGGATGGGGGCATGCGCCGAGGACGATGTGAAGCAGCTGTACACCAAGAAGATGGTGGACAGGGTTAAGAAGCGGCCGGAGACCGGCTTCGAGGACCCCATAGCGGGATCGTTGGACCTCATTCGGGAGAACGAGCCTTCCACACCCCTGATCTTCCTGCAGGTCGCTGCCGCTCTAGGCCTTATCATAATCGGGGCTAACATGTTCGTTGAACAGATCGAGGCTATCGCGGTCGAGCTGGGGATAAGCACGGTCATCCTGGCACTAATCATAACCCCCATCGCCACGGAGCTGCCGGAGAAGTTCAACTCCTTCATGTGGATTCGTAACAGCAAGGACACTTTCGCCATTGGGAACATCACTGGGGCCATGGTATTCCAGTCCTGCATCCCGGTCACCATCGGCATACTATTCACCAACTGGCATCTGAACCTGGCCAACACTACGGAGATGCTGCAGGCGATTAGCATCGTCATCGCCCTGTTCTCCGGCGTGGTCCTTTACCTGGAATCCAGCCATAGGGAGATCAAGAAGAGCGGTCTGTTCCTGGGCGGTGTGCTGTATGTCCTGTTCGTAGCCCTGGTCCTTTTCTCGGTGTGA
- a CDS encoding HNH endonuclease: MSILPCRHRLLPERESYCWRETTRLAEDGMALMFQARDGRGPVRCDRSLAAACPFREWSDRAEKARMVDCPYCHRRHREGSNSQMLCEAWSSFKVELARIRRETPEGHRYYDEGTSRPPYDEHTTALIRRLVWQRLKAAVLRRDRYRCQDCGASFNGRRRKVYDPHERGGRGGYRWESLEVHHIVPRVLGGSDHPGNLKTLCPACHQVYTHDLTVDLVVRRRERRDLMWELQDQDEDFVEDPWDAL, translated from the coding sequence ATGAGCATCCTGCCTTGTCGCCACCGGCTGTTGCCCGAAAGGGAGAGCTACTGTTGGCGGGAAACGACCCGGTTGGCCGAAGACGGCATGGCGCTAATGTTCCAGGCGAGGGATGGCAGAGGCCCGGTGCGCTGTGACCGATCCCTGGCGGCCGCCTGCCCCTTTCGTGAGTGGAGCGATAGGGCGGAAAAGGCGAGGATGGTTGACTGTCCCTATTGCCACCGCCGTCACCGCGAGGGCTCCAATTCCCAGATGCTCTGTGAGGCTTGGAGCTCCTTCAAAGTGGAACTGGCTCGTATCCGCAGAGAGACCCCTGAAGGGCACCGCTACTATGATGAGGGCACTTCCCGGCCACCGTACGACGAGCACACCACCGCCCTGATAAGAAGGCTGGTGTGGCAGCGCCTTAAGGCCGCAGTGCTAAGGAGGGACCGCTACAGGTGCCAGGACTGCGGTGCAAGCTTCAACGGACGGCGCCGTAAGGTGTACGATCCCCATGAGAGGGGTGGCCGCGGAGGGTATCGCTGGGAATCGCTGGAGGTCCACCACATCGTGCCCAGGGTGCTCGGAGGTTCGGACCACCCCGGCAACCTCAAGACCCTCTGCCCTGCATGTCATCAAGTGTACACCCACGATCTTACTGTCGACCTGGTGGTGAGGCGCAGGGAGCGACGTGATCTCATGTGGGAGCTTCAAGATCAGGACGAGGATTTCGTGGAGGACCCCTGGGATGCGTTATAA
- the pgk gene encoding phosphoglycerate kinase, with translation MKEFNTLDDFQFENRTVILRVDINCPLIKETLEVEDDNRIRQIIPTVRELLDKGSKVVLLAHQGRPGDWDFVRLDRHAVILSRYLGKQVKYVDDIVGPTAQAEIKGLTPGNAILLKNVRDLPYEQEKKSPEDHARCELVTALAPLADYFVNDAFATAHRSQCSLVGFPEVLPSAVGRLMEKELTALQSVFDDPQHPCVFILGGAKFGDSIKVIERVLSNGTADWVILVGLSANAFLTARGVELGEPSKKILKSELTPETLEAAKELFKAHGPRILLPFDVAVEISGQRRDMMVGDLPIDVPIFDIGRFSTDKFTKVLSQAHTIFMSGPAGLIEKEQFCLGTKELMTAMVHSKAYTLIGGGHTVGAAERFGLAEKFTYVSTAGGALETFILGKPLPAVEALKKSRCAKA, from the coding sequence ATGAAAGAGTTCAATACCCTCGATGATTTTCAGTTCGAGAACAGGACCGTCATACTGCGAGTAGACATCAACTGCCCTCTGATCAAGGAGACCCTGGAGGTCGAGGATGACAACCGTATCCGGCAGATCATACCCACGGTCCGCGAGCTGTTGGACAAGGGTTCTAAAGTGGTGTTGTTAGCTCATCAGGGCCGTCCCGGGGACTGGGACTTTGTCCGCCTGGACAGGCACGCCGTTATTCTATCGAGATACCTTGGCAAGCAGGTGAAGTACGTGGACGACATCGTGGGTCCCACCGCCCAGGCGGAGATAAAGGGCCTAACTCCGGGGAACGCCATCCTGCTCAAGAACGTGAGAGACCTTCCGTATGAGCAGGAAAAGAAGAGTCCCGAGGACCACGCCAGGTGCGAGCTGGTGACCGCCCTCGCCCCCCTGGCGGACTACTTTGTCAATGATGCCTTCGCCACCGCCCATCGCTCCCAGTGCTCCCTGGTGGGCTTCCCAGAGGTCCTCCCTTCGGCGGTAGGCCGGCTTATGGAGAAGGAGCTGACCGCCCTGCAGTCGGTGTTCGATGACCCTCAGCATCCCTGCGTCTTCATCCTCGGAGGGGCTAAGTTCGGGGACTCCATCAAGGTCATCGAAAGGGTCCTCAGCAACGGTACCGCCGATTGGGTCATCCTCGTGGGACTGAGCGCCAACGCCTTCCTCACCGCGCGCGGTGTGGAGCTGGGAGAACCCTCGAAGAAGATATTGAAAAGCGAGCTGACCCCGGAAACCTTGGAGGCGGCGAAGGAGCTCTTCAAGGCGCATGGCCCTAGGATACTTCTCCCCTTTGACGTGGCGGTGGAGATCAGTGGCCAAAGAAGGGACATGATGGTGGGGGACCTACCCATAGACGTCCCCATATTCGACATCGGAAGGTTCTCCACCGATAAGTTCACCAAGGTGCTGTCCCAGGCCCATACGATATTCATGTCCGGCCCCGCAGGGCTCATCGAGAAGGAGCAGTTCTGCCTGGGAACGAAGGAGCTGATGACCGCCATGGTGCACTCCAAGGCCTACACCCTGATAGGAGGAGGACACACCGTGGGGGCGGCCGAGCGCTTCGGGCTCGCCGAGAAGTTCACATATGTGTCCACTGCCGGCGGGGCCCTGGAGACCTTCATCCTGGGCAAGCCCTTGCCTGCGGTGGAGGCGTTGAAGAAATCCAGATGCGCGAAGGCCTAG
- a CDS encoding aminotransferase class I/II-fold pyridoxal phosphate-dependent enzyme: protein MAIEFAERLKSIPPYLFAEIEEKVSKKIDQGVDIIDFGIGDPDLPTPSPIVNEIKKQLDDPENHRYPTSAGERDTRIAIAEWYLNRFGVELNPDREVVILLGSKEGLANVARAFVNPGDMVLSPDPAYPVYSQGAALLCDAHPVKVPLYDNDDFLLNFDECPNDARMLYLNYPNNPTGAVADGAYLMRALRWCNDTDTILCYDNAYSEMTYDDFVAPSILQYGRQAIEFGSLSKTFNMTGYRLGYAVGDAKLIAGLKKVKSQIDSGAPKFIQKAAVAALREYHDGRRPKIVQDNVDVYQKRRDVMVNGLRKLGFNVKMPKGTFYLFFNVERDSMDFANRMLDQGVVVTPGVGFGQNGEGFVRMALTQPTDRIEEALERMRKAL from the coding sequence ATGGCAATAGAGTTCGCGGAGCGTTTGAAAAGCATCCCTCCATATCTGTTCGCGGAGATCGAGGAGAAGGTCAGCAAGAAGATCGATCAGGGTGTGGACATCATCGATTTCGGGATAGGCGACCCCGACCTGCCGACGCCGTCGCCCATCGTTAATGAGATAAAGAAGCAGCTGGACGATCCCGAGAACCACCGCTATCCCACTTCCGCGGGCGAGCGGGACACACGCATCGCCATCGCTGAGTGGTACCTTAACCGCTTCGGGGTGGAACTCAATCCCGACCGCGAGGTGGTCATCCTGCTGGGGAGCAAGGAGGGGCTAGCCAACGTTGCCAGGGCTTTCGTGAACCCAGGTGACATGGTGCTGAGCCCGGACCCCGCATATCCAGTGTACTCTCAGGGTGCCGCCCTGCTCTGCGATGCTCACCCGGTGAAGGTGCCCCTGTACGACAATGACGATTTTCTGCTCAACTTCGATGAGTGCCCGAACGATGCCCGGATGCTCTACCTCAACTATCCCAACAACCCCACCGGTGCCGTGGCCGACGGAGCCTACCTCATGAGGGCGCTGAGGTGGTGCAACGACACCGACACCATCCTTTGCTACGACAACGCTTACTCGGAGATGACCTACGATGACTTCGTCGCCCCCTCCATCCTGCAGTATGGCCGCCAGGCCATCGAGTTCGGCTCGCTATCAAAGACCTTCAACATGACAGGGTACCGCCTGGGCTACGCGGTGGGAGATGCCAAGCTAATCGCGGGCCTGAAGAAGGTGAAATCCCAGATAGACTCAGGAGCGCCCAAGTTCATCCAGAAGGCCGCGGTGGCCGCGCTCCGCGAATACCACGACGGTCGCCGTCCGAAGATCGTTCAGGACAATGTCGACGTTTACCAGAAGAGGAGGGACGTCATGGTGAACGGGCTCAGGAAGCTGGGCTTCAATGTCAAGATGCCCAAGGGGACGTTCTATCTCTTCTTCAACGTGGAGCGCGACTCCATGGATTTCGCCAATCGCATGCTGGACCAGGGCGTGGTAGTGACCCCCGGAGTAGGCTTTGGCCAGAACGGGGAGGGGTTCGTGCGCATGGCCCTGACCCAGCCCACTGACAGGATAGAGGAAGCGCTGGAACGGATGAGGAAGGCCCTCTAG
- a CDS encoding diaminopimelate epimerase, which translates to MIFWKYHGLGNDFILFEDLEMQAPTDPQVVRRLCDRRTGIGGDGILYIRPDEEGDAFMKIMNSDGSEAEMCGNGIRCVAKHLYDFAIAPMEHMRINTLGGMKEVTVTISEGEVTEVSVDMGAPMLDCRDVPMDCEGRFVDGTIEVNGMKIKGTAVSMGNPHFVIFQKMADMEVQELGPVVHAHPMFPKKTNVEFVQSRDNRLDVTVYERGAGWTQACGTGACATAVAAGLQGIVPLGKNVIVRLPGGDLTINVKKDLSMVRMTGPAVRVFQGEMEL; encoded by the coding sequence ATGATCTTCTGGAAGTACCACGGACTGGGCAATGATTTCATCCTCTTCGAGGACCTGGAGATGCAGGCCCCGACAGATCCCCAGGTCGTGAGGAGGCTCTGCGACCGGAGGACCGGGATAGGGGGTGACGGCATCCTGTACATCCGCCCGGATGAGGAGGGGGATGCTTTCATGAAGATCATGAACTCCGACGGAAGCGAGGCGGAGATGTGTGGCAACGGGATCCGCTGCGTGGCCAAGCACCTCTACGATTTCGCCATTGCTCCCATGGAGCACATGCGGATCAACACTCTGGGGGGGATGAAGGAGGTGACCGTGACCATATCCGAGGGAGAGGTCACCGAGGTTTCCGTGGACATGGGAGCGCCCATGTTGGATTGCAGGGATGTGCCTATGGACTGTGAGGGGCGCTTCGTCGACGGGACCATCGAGGTCAACGGCATGAAGATAAAAGGCACCGCGGTGAGCATGGGCAATCCTCACTTCGTGATCTTTCAGAAGATGGCCGACATGGAGGTCCAGGAGCTCGGACCGGTGGTGCACGCCCACCCCATGTTCCCCAAGAAGACCAACGTGGAGTTCGTCCAGTCTCGAGATAATAGGCTGGACGTTACTGTTTACGAGCGCGGGGCAGGGTGGACCCAGGCCTGCGGGACAGGGGCTTGCGCGACCGCCGTGGCCGCCGGCCTCCAAGGGATCGTCCCTCTGGGGAAGAACGTCATCGTCCGCCTGCCAGGAGGGGACCTTACCATCAACGTTAAGAAGGATCTCTCCATGGTCCGGATGACCGGCCCTGCCGTCAGAGTATTCCAGGGCGAGATGGAGCTATGA
- the lysA gene encoding diaminopimelate decarboxylase codes for MRQFESRDGQMIIGGVKATDIVSKYGSPVYVTDEEAVRNNYRRVHSAFAKHMPTRINYACKANSNLAILRILEQEGSCIDAVSIGEVETCLRAGYSPDRILYTGVNVSTQELKGIVGRRVPINVDSFSELRRLATISTDVPISFRVNPEIGSGHHEKVVTGSRSTKFGIPLNSIMEAYSEALQLGFRPVGLHFHLGSGGQDIEPFLKGTDVLVSISQRLEAELGLGMKFIDIGGGIPIPYHPEEAPMDLDRLAEEVTSRIKNGTSAQQIVLEPGRSIVADSTVLLTTVVDVKETPDKMFAGVDAGFNTLVRPAFYGSYHHVAVANKFDRPGEITYDVVGPLCETGDHLARERLLPKVEEGDVICVYDAGAYGFSMSSNYNMRPLPREVLVNKGEVNLIRERESVDELLRHQRLPSRLML; via the coding sequence ATGAGACAGTTCGAGAGCAGGGATGGTCAGATGATCATCGGAGGCGTCAAGGCCACCGATATCGTCAGCAAGTATGGCTCCCCGGTATACGTTACCGACGAGGAAGCGGTTCGCAACAACTATCGGAGGGTGCATAGCGCGTTCGCCAAGCATATGCCCACCAGGATCAACTACGCCTGCAAGGCCAACAGCAACCTGGCCATACTCCGCATCCTGGAACAAGAGGGGAGCTGCATCGACGCGGTCTCCATCGGCGAGGTCGAGACCTGCCTCAGGGCTGGCTATTCTCCTGACCGCATCCTGTACACAGGGGTCAACGTCTCCACCCAGGAGCTGAAGGGGATCGTCGGGAGGAGGGTGCCCATTAACGTCGACTCCTTCTCAGAGCTTAGGCGTCTGGCGACCATATCCACTGACGTACCCATTTCCTTCAGGGTTAACCCGGAGATAGGTTCGGGACACCATGAGAAAGTGGTGACGGGCTCCCGGTCGACGAAGTTCGGGATACCGCTCAACAGCATCATGGAGGCCTACTCGGAGGCGTTACAGCTGGGGTTCCGTCCCGTGGGATTGCACTTCCACCTGGGCTCTGGAGGGCAGGACATCGAGCCCTTCCTGAAAGGGACCGACGTGCTTGTCTCCATATCTCAGAGACTGGAGGCCGAGCTGGGCCTGGGAATGAAGTTCATCGACATCGGGGGCGGTATCCCCATACCTTATCATCCGGAAGAAGCACCCATGGACCTGGACCGTCTGGCCGAGGAAGTGACCTCCCGCATCAAGAACGGTACCTCGGCACAGCAGATAGTGCTGGAACCTGGCCGTTCCATAGTTGCTGACAGCACCGTCCTTCTGACCACAGTGGTCGACGTCAAGGAAACGCCAGACAAGATGTTCGCGGGCGTGGACGCTGGCTTCAACACCCTGGTAAGGCCTGCCTTCTACGGCTCTTACCACCATGTAGCGGTGGCCAACAAGTTCGATCGTCCTGGGGAGATCACGTACGATGTCGTGGGACCCCTGTGCGAAACCGGCGATCACCTGGCCCGTGAGCGTCTCCTGCCGAAGGTAGAGGAGGGGGACGTCATCTGCGTATATGATGCGGGCGCCTACGGCTTCTCCATGAGCTCCAACTACAACATGCGGCCTCTACCGCGTGAGGTGCTGGTGAACAAGGGCGAGGTCAACTTGATCCGGGAGCGGGAGAGCGTCGACGAGCTGCTGAGGCATCAGCGACTGCCCTCAAGGCTGATGCTGTAA